A single Mytilus trossulus isolate FHL-02 chromosome 12, PNRI_Mtr1.1.1.hap1, whole genome shotgun sequence DNA region contains:
- the LOC134693486 gene encoding uncharacterized protein LOC134693486 — protein MSKKQQVFTLKIMFKDESKNEDCLNIMSDYEDQIIELYTKAYGNADMLDRHGVVLGGDMLTRERLQNAKNIRLLALTPRCRFQHLAPVTCELWHVKQDLLAKAYKALYKQESLGQCGTLFHLKTVLRRMNANGNVKSNYKAHEELLLLIVKALICIVADDLPHSSEQNRDTVLSHIFSKIYS, from the exons ATGTCAAAAAAACAACAggtttttacattaaaaatcatGTTCAAAGATGAGTCAAAAAATGAGGATTGTTTAAATATCATGAGTGACTATGAGGACCAAATAATAGAGTTGTACACAAAGGCATATG GTAATGCAGATATGTTAGATAGGCATGGGGTTGTTTTGGGTGGAGATATGCTGACCAGGGAGAGGCTGCAAAATGCCAAAAATATAAGACTGTTAGCATTGACACCAAGGTGTCGCTTTCAACATTTGGCTCCAGTGACATGTGAACTGTGGCATGTCAAGCAAGATCTTTTGGcc aaagcaTATAAAGCGCTTTATAAGCAAGAATCCTTAGGACAGTGTGGGACTTTGTTCCATTTGAAAACTGTTCTAAGGAGAATGAATGCAAATGGCAATGTGAAGTCTAACTACAAAGCACATGAAGAGTTGCTGTTGCTGATTGTTAAAGCGTTGATTTGCATAGTGGCAGATGACCTACCTCACAGCTCAGAACAAAATAGAGATACTGTGCTGAGTCACATATTCTCCAAGATTTACAGTTAA